From one Trifolium pratense cultivar HEN17-A07 linkage group LG1, ARS_RC_1.1, whole genome shotgun sequence genomic stretch:
- the LOC123914869 gene encoding pentatricopeptide repeat-containing protein At5g11310, mitochondrial: MHSQKPHRILFSLRPLLSSTFKPNPNPNPIPSSPFSSSSSSWLSQPGNPLIHWPSLPPTQTKPGSTPTLNPNPNSPTPNPNFSPNDFSLISNLFTNSSISPGSSLHTELTLTEIKPTSPLIRAVFDHFGSSPKLLHSLYLWAENQPGFKPDSALFDSVINVLAKMREFHSAWSLVLDRIDRDDGEQEENLVSVGTFAIMIRRYARADMHKAAIRTFEFAKDKKTILNSASEMSLFEILIDALCKEGFCREASEYFLRRKETDLGWVPSVRVYNIMLNGWFRARKLKHAERLWEEMKEENVRPSVVTYGTLVEGYCRMRRVEKALEMIGEMTKDGIEPNAIVYNPIIDALAEAGRFKEALGMMERFHVLKIGPTLSTYNSLVKGFCKAGDLEGASKILKKMISRGFLPIPTTYNYFFRYFSRCGKVEEGMNLYTKMIESGHDPDRLTYHLVLKMLCEEEKLELAVQVSKEMRHKGHDMDLATSTMLTHLLCKMHKLEEAFAEFEDMIRRGLIPQYLTFQKLNVELKKQGMTEMAQKLCQLMSSVPHSTNLPNTYGEVRDDAHARRKSIIQKAKAVSDLLKDPKELDKFRSSSENAVSSASAKTIEGR; this comes from the exons ATGCATTCTCAGAAGCCTCATCGCATTTTATTCTCCCTTCGTCCATTGCTATCATCAACCTTCAAaccaaaccctaaccctaatcccATTCCTTCGTCTCCATTCTCATCCTCTTCTTCCTCATGGCTTTCTCAACCCGGAAACCCACTCATCCACTGGCCATCACTCCCACCCACCCAAACCAAACCCGGTTCAACCCCAACCCTAAACCCCAACCCAAACTCCCCCACACCAAACCCCAATTTCTCCCCCAACGATTTCTCTCTCATTTCCAATCTCTTCACCAACTCATCCATCTCTCCCGGTTCATCTCTCCATACTGAACTTACCCTCACCGAAATCAAACCAACTTCCCCTCTCATCCGCGCCGTCTTCGATCACTTTGGCTCCTCTCCGAAACTACTTCACTCGCTTTATCTCTGGGCTGAGAATCAACCCGGGTTCAAACCGGATTCAGCTCTGTTTGATTCAGTCATCAACGTACTTGCGAAAATGAGGGAGTTTCATTCTGCTTGGAGTCTTGTTCTTGATCGAATTGATAGAGATGATGGAGAACAAGAAGAGAATTTGGTTTCTGTTGGTACTTTTGCTATCATGATTCGACGCTATGCTCGTGCAG ATATGCACAAGGCTGCTATTAGGACATTTGAGTTTGCAAAAGATAAGAAGACAATTTTGAATTCGGCATCGGAAATGAGTTTGTTTGAGATATTGATTGATGCACTTTGCAAAGAAGGGTTTTGTAGGGAAGCTTCAGAGTATTTTCTTAGGAGAAAGGAGACGGATCTGGGCTGGGTTCCTTCGGTTCGGGTTTATAACATAATGTTAAATGGATGGTTTCGAGCGAGGAAACTCAAACATGCTGAGAGACTTTGGGAAGAGATGAAGGAGGAGAATGTGAGACCTAGTGTTGTGACATATGGTACCCTCGTGGAAGGATACTGTCGGATGCGCCGTGTTGAAAAGGCGCTTGAGATGATTGGTGAAATGACCAAAGATGGAATTGAACCAAATGCAATTGTATATAACCCCATAATTGATGCATTGGCAGAAGCTGGGAGATTTAAAGAGGCTTTGGGTATGATGGAGCGTTTTCATGTTTTGAAAATAGGTCCTACTCTTTCAACTTATAATTCTCTAGTGAAGGGTTTTTGTAAGGCAGGAGATCTTGAAGGTGCAAGTAAAATTCTTAAAAAGATGATAAGTAGAGGGTTCCTTCCAATCCCCACTacttataattacttttttaggTACTTTTCAAGATGTGGAAAAGTTGAGGAAGGGATGAACTTGTATACCAAGATGATTGAATCTGGTCATGATCCAGATCGTCTAACTTACCATCTTGTGTTGAAGATGTTATGTGAAGAGGAGAAGTTAGAGTTGGCAGTTCAAGTTAGCAAGGAAATGAGGCACAAAGGACATGACATGGACTTGGCTACGAGTACCATGTTAACTCATTTACTATGCAAAATGCATAAGTTGGAAGAGGCTTTTGCAGAATTTGAGGACATGATAAGAAGAGGTTTAATTCCTCAATATCTTACATTTCAAAAATTGAATGTTGAGTTAAAGAAACAAGGTATGACTGAAATGGCTCAAAAACTTTGCCAATTGATGTCGTCTGTTCCCCATTCTACCAACTTGCCAAATACATATGGTGAAGTCAGAGATGATGCACATGCACGTAGAAAATCTATAATTCAAAAAGCCAAAGCAGTTTCTGATTTGCTGAAGGACCCCAAAGAACTTGATAAGTTTAGAAGTTCATCAGAAAATGCTGTCTCAAGTGCATCTGCGAAAACGATAGAGGGTAGATAG